One Gopherus evgoodei ecotype Sinaloan lineage chromosome 1, rGopEvg1_v1.p, whole genome shotgun sequence genomic window, AAATGGATATGGTTTTCAGCTCAATTTATGACCAGGCAGGAATCCTGCTAATCAAAAGCTCTTGAGACTCCTTTTACTAGGCTTGCTGCAACACTGCCAATTTAATTTAGTCTGTAGAACTATTTAGGAATTTGGAGagcattttctttaaattttaatTCACAAGCTTACTCAGTGCTGTTCTCTTGATGACCAGGACAAATCATGTGGCCGTTTAGGAACAAAAGTCCTTCAGTCCTTTAATCACTGTTTCAGCTAGTTCCTGAGGGACTAATGCTGCTAGTTCTTCTCCCCAGAATGAAGAACAGCCGAGGCAATTTATGAAGAGGAAACAAAGATTACTTACCTGTGATCAGAATTCTCTGCAGGTATGATCTCAACAAATCCATGCTCATTATCCCTCCTTACACTTCAGAAGGGGGATTTGAGATTTGCCACAGTAGTAAGAGACTTGGGCAGGATTCTTATATCCTCTGTTCTAGAACATTTCTTATGAGTCCAGCAGTGAAAGCCGCCCCAGCAACTAACTGCTTAAGAACTGCAGCCTGTGCAACAGCATGCTAACTAACATGACTCATTAGCATAAGAATCTGTTGAGGCAGTATTTTTGGAGCTCCAAGTTAGTCCTTCTGGTAAGTATCCTTCCTCTTCTACAGGGCCTGCGTGTTGGCTGTATAGGGACAAAACACCAGTTTTAGTGGTTGAAGCACAAGAGTTTAACCACCATGTACTGAAGCTTGTTTCAGCCTGTGTAAATCACTTTTGAACTGGTTCAAAAAGCAAGAGGGACAGGGTTGTTAACCTACTTTTGGCATGATTTAATTCAGTTCTTACTTGATCCAAACCTTGTTACAAGCATGGTTGACCCACAAGAGTATTTACCAACTTTCAGAATTGGTCAGTTTTCTTAGTATTGACCTTGTCCTGTTGGATGAAGTTGAATCTCACCACTAATGCACTGATTGTCTTGCCTTGCTTATACTAAGAGCTGAGAAAATTAGATTTGAAACTGTTTCCTTCTGGGGTGAAGAAATTGCTAAATCATTTCAGGGTGAGGTTTTGAGGGATTTATTGACGCAAGCCTTGTGCATTTTCTGTTATGTTCCTTGGATAAACTGAGTTGGTTTACCCAAAGTTTTTATAGCTGAAAAGCATGCATTGCAAACCCTAGCCCTCAAATGTAACACATATACCATCTCTAACTTCCCCCTGCAGCTGCCCCTTCCTGCATCGAAACACCCTTGCAGGGAATGGTAATTGAGGAAGAGTATGAAAAGCAGCAAGCAAATGTGGAGATGAAGAAGCAACTGTGCCCCTACGCTGCAGTAGGAGAATGTCGTTACGGAGAGAACTGCGTGTATATCCATGGGGATGTGTGTGACATGTGTGGGTTGCAGGTCCTACATCCAGTTGATGCTGCCCAGAGATCCCAACACATAAAGGTAAGCATATGAATGGCTTGTTGAATAGCTTCAAGTTACTCCCTTGCCTTGTGCAATCACTGGTCATTCATTCCCTTTCTTCTGAATTTGACTGCATACAAGTCAGTCAGTTAACAAGAAGGTTCACATTGCAAACTGAACTATTTCCTGGTCAAGGCTGTTTTCAAAGCAGCTTTGTTTAAAAGAAGCTGGACCCTGTCTGCACTGAGGACAAAGTCTGTATAACTGTACTAATATTCACTTAGGTCACTTTTTGTGAAGTTTTAGTTCAGCTATTTCTGCCTGGGCTCTTGGAAAAGAGCCTGAACTTGACGTTGACCATTGCCTCCTATTACCTaaaagactgtttgttttttgaggACCTGAACCTCCCAGTTGGTTTGTTCTTTTTAGTTTAGAATGTGGGGAGAATAAACTTAAGATGAAACTAGTGAGTTAAAACCTATTAAATAGTGCACAAGATTACAGGctggttttctctctctcctcttcagtCTTGCATTGAGGCTCATGAGAAGGACATGGAGCTCTCATTTGCCGTCCAGCGTAGTAAAGACATGGTGTGTGGGATCTGCATGGAGGTGGTATATGAAAAAGCCAACCCCAGCGAGCGCCGCTTTGGGATCCTCTCCAACTGCAACCATACTTACTGTCTCAAATGCATCCGGAAGTGGAGGAGCGCTAAACAATTTGAGAGCAAGATTATAAAGTGAGGCACTTCCCCATCTTGATTGAGCTTTGTTACATGGGAAGAATTTAGTGTCTTGTGACAACTTGCAACAAAGTCCCCCCACAAAGACTGCATTTAATGCATCCTAACTAACGTTAATCCAGAATTGAAGTCATCTTCCAGGGGTAGCATTTTGTTTGTATTTACACTCTGACCTAGTTAATCTAGATTAGTTTGCAAAATCCACTTGTTTGGATGAAAGTCATGTTTTGTCTTCAGTTAGTTACCATTTAAAGGTTTCAGGCACCCAGATTAGATGGTGAAAACAGATTAACCAGTTCTGAATGTATGTTTCCTATCTTTTCACTGCCCTGATTAATTAGCCAGCCACCGACCCATATCCTCTTTAAGGTGTTCTAAAGAAACCCaagcaaacaaatacaaaaaccaaacaaaactacaaaaaataaatttatcTAAATCTAAAGAAAAAGGAGTCTGTgtgaaatgttttttcccctcaagttctATGGAGACAAAATGATCAGCTGCTGAGTTGAGTTCTGAAAGAAGAGGAAGAGTTTAGGGTGTCTTCTGCAAAAGAGAACGTAAATTGAAAAAGTATAAAGTCCTGGCAGTAAGTGCCCAGGCACAATAGGATACATCTTTAAAGATGGGATATGTGCCATGGTATGTTTTATAATAGGACAGAGCGCCCCTGTAATGTGGAATTTTGCAGTGCAGTCTCTTCGTTCCCCAGGTCCTGCCCAGAATGTCGGATCACATCTAACTTTGTCATTCCAAGTGAGTACTgggtggaggagaaggaagagaagcaGAAACTCATTCAGAAATACAAGGAGGCAATGAGGTACGAGTGCTGCAGCCTTTTATCAAGTTAAGACTGCAGAGATAAGGGCACACCTGGAGAACAAGGGTGTTTATCTAAAGCCCTCTCATACCTCCTTTCCACCCCCACACATGTGAGTGCATCCTTACTTATCCACCCGCAGATGCATGCATCCACACAGTCACCTAGCTTTCCTATGTACTTATTGACCTCACAAGCTTTTCCTTACCCACCCAATACATAATTGATACAGCCATAAGGTAGTAAACTTGTGCACTGAGAGTCATCAACTTCCCTATGCATGCATCTACCCACGCGCACATCTGTTGGGTATGCACATAGTGTAATACATCATTTCTGTGTATGTATTTTTATTGATAAAATGGCGTCAGCAGCAAATGGTGCATATTTAAAGAGACCCCCTGGACCATAAGCAAATGCAATACTGAATTCTGAGTGGCTCTGCTGTGAGTAAGGGTTGCGATATTTTCCTTTCCAGCAACAAGCCATGCAGGTATTTTGATGAAGGCCGTGGGAGCTGTCCATTTGGAGGGAACTGTTTTTACAAACATGCATATCCCGATGGTCGCCGAGAGGAGCCACAGAGACAGAAAGTGGGAACATCGAGTAGATATAGGGTAAGTCTCACTGCTTTTAGACTTTTttggaagagggaaggaaaaggtgtGAATGCCTCAGATTTGCTTATGTAGTAAAACATACGTAGTGGATTGGAGGGGAGAGTGGTCCAAAGAATGGAAGTGATGAAGGGGAGACTATGGAAGAGACACATTTCTTAATGTCACCTGTATCTTGAAGAAGTGTTGGTGATCAGCTATGATAGGAGTAAATGCAGATCCCATTGTGAAGCATGACTAGCTGCATGTTCtatgcctgggagctgagcataTGTATCTTGTAACTCTCGGTCACacaagagcaataactgtgttccCTTGCAGGCCCAGCGAAGGAATCGGTTCTGGGAATTCATTGAGGAGAGGGAGAGCAGCGATCCCTTCGAGAACGATGAGGATGAGGTTGTGACCTTTGAGCTCGGCGAGATGTTGCTCATGCTTTTGGCAGCAGGAGGTGATGATGAGTTGACAGACTCCGAGGATGAGTGGGACTTGTTTCATGATGAGCTGGAAGATTATTATGACTTGGATCTATAGCACCTGTCAGCGGAGTTTGGACTGTCTGCTCAGCACAGGCAGTAGCTCT contains:
- the MKRN1 gene encoding E3 ubiquitin-protein ligase makorin-1 isoform X2 encodes the protein MAEAAAPGTTAATPGAAATASSPTAAPLAPPAAAGSGGGGGGWTKQVTCRYFMHGVCKEGNNCRYSHDLSTSQSAMVCRYYQRGCCAYGDRCRYEHTKPLKREEVTTVNPVAKSYPSASSDLPSLPEALEASTGETDLEDTDLAATGAGAEDWVNAVEFVPGQPYCGRAAPSCIETPLQGMVIEEEYEKQQANVEMKKQLCPYAAVGECRYGENCVYIHGDVCDMCGLQVLHPVDAAQRSQHIKSCIEAHEKDMELSFAVQRSKDMVCGICMEVVYEKANPSERRFGILSNCNHTYCLKCIRKWRSAKQFESKIINNKPCRYFDEGRGSCPFGGNCFYKHAYPDGRREEPQRQKVGTSSRYRAQRRNRFWEFIEERESSDPFENDEDEVVTFELGEMLLMLLAAGGDDELTDSEDEWDLFHDELEDYYDLDL
- the MKRN1 gene encoding E3 ubiquitin-protein ligase makorin-1 isoform X1, with protein sequence MAEAAAPGTTAATPGAAATASSPTAAPLAPPAAAGSGGGGGGWTKQVTCRYFMHGVCKEGNNCRYSHDLSTSQSAMVCRYYQRGCCAYGDRCRYEHTKPLKREEVTTVNPVAKSYPSASSDLPSLPEALEASTGETDLEDTDLAATGAGAEDWVNAVEFVPGQPYCGRAAPSCIETPLQGMVIEEEYEKQQANVEMKKQLCPYAAVGECRYGENCVYIHGDVCDMCGLQVLHPVDAAQRSQHIKSCIEAHEKDMELSFAVQRSKDMVCGICMEVVYEKANPSERRFGILSNCNHTYCLKCIRKWRSAKQFESKIIKSCPECRITSNFVIPSEYWVEEKEEKQKLIQKYKEAMSNKPCRYFDEGRGSCPFGGNCFYKHAYPDGRREEPQRQKVGTSSRYRAQRRNRFWEFIEERESSDPFENDEDEVVTFELGEMLLMLLAAGGDDELTDSEDEWDLFHDELEDYYDLDL